ATCGAGGCCGCACCGGACCCCGCCTGAGCGTAGCTGAGCACGCCGCCGAACCGGCCGAAGGCGCCCGAGGTCGTGAACGCGACCGGGACGTCGGGGACCGGGAGCACCGGGTCCGGGAGACCCGCGGCCGGGTTCGTCCACGGGTTCGGCGTGAACGCGGTGCCGTCGCCCTTGAACGGATACTCGTTCAGCGAGAACACCGGGTTCGAGACGACCTCGTCCTTCCCGTCGCCGTCGATGTCCGCGACCGCAGGCGAGTTGGAGCCCTCGGTGATGAACTCCTGCGCGCTGCCGTAATAGAAGGCCGCACCGTCCATCTTTGCGGTCCACAGGTACGTCCCGTCGTGGTCGTAGGCGATGAGATGGCCGACGCCGGAGAGGACCTCCACGTCGGTCGACGGCATCGTGTCCGACATCTGGCTCCGCACCACGATCTCCAGCTCCGGATCGCCGTCGAGCTGGGCCAGCGCCGGATTCGAGCTGATGCGGAAGTCCTGCATGCGGATCGGCGTGCGCGTGTCGCTCGGGTTGTTGAGCGCGGGCCGGGTGATCGGCACGGAGTCGGGAACGCGCACCTGGATCGGCCAATTGCCGGTCCGAACTTCCGTGCCATCGGCTCGGTACTGGTGGATATGGCCGTCGTAGCCCGCCTGGATGATCTCGAGGCGCCCGTCACCGTCCCAGTCGGCCAGGATCGGTGCGGCGAAGATCCCCTCGTGTGGCACGCGCGAGTACTCGCGCGGAGTGCGCGGAGACTCGAGCGGGACGACGCCCTCGGCGGGCTCCTCGGGCCAGCCGGGCCGGCGCGTCCCGTGCGCGTCCCAGACGTGGAGCTTCCCGGTGGACGTGGCGGCGACGATCCAGAGGTGACCGTCGTGGTCGAGGTCGCCGACCGCGACGGGGATCGGGACGGGCTCGAAGCCCGGGTTCACGCCCGGCCAGCCGCCGCTCTTCATGACTACCGTGGGGTCGGTCGTGACCGGAAAGCCGGGAACCTCGGTGCCGGTCGCCGGATCGACGGCGTGGACGTAGCCGTCGGTGTCACCGAAGACGATCTGCAGCCGGCCGATCCCGGCGACGTCGGCCAGCGCCGGCTGGCCCTCGCCGCCCGGCGAGAAGCAGTAATCGCCCGCCGCACCCGGCGCGATCTGGCCGCCCGCGCAGGCGGCGCCGTTCCGGATGCGTCGCGGAAAGCCCGCCGGCCAGTCCGGGTCGTGATGCACGAAGATCGAGCGCCGCTCCTCGCCGGTCAGCACCGACGTGTCGGCCGCCGTGTAGCTCACGCGGAGGCGGAGCGTCACCGTGTAGTTCTCGGCCGTCTCGAGCTGCTTCCCGGTCGAGAGCGCGAACGCCCGAGCGTAGAACGACGCCGGTACCTGCGAGAGGTCCAGCTCGCCGAGCTTGCCGTCGAACGCGGCCTGGCGGGTGCCGCTCGCGAGCGTCGTGAAGGCCGCGTCGGCCGGCTCCGCGCCGAGCGCCCACTCGAGCGTCCAGCCGTAGGAGCCGCCCGGCGAGCGGCGCCCTTCGGTGTGGCCGAAGATCGTGAACCACTCCGGGCCGTCGAACCAGGCGACGGGTCGGATGTGTCCGAGGCGGAGCTCTTCCTGGAAGCGGCGCGCGTTGATGCGGCCGTAGCCCGTCTGTAGATCCCAGCCGACCTGCGTCGGCCAGCCGTTCGGTACCGACGTGTAGTCGGAGGGATCGATGTCCGACGCCGTCGCGATCAGGAGCTGGACGATCTCGGGTCCGGTGAGCGCCGACGAGATGAAGCCGCGCTCCACCGCCGTGCGGTTCCACGACTGGAGGAGGCCGAGAATCCCACCGAGCGTGCCCGTCGACGCCGACGTGGACGTCGTGCCCGACACCGACACCATGTTCCGCGTCCCCCACGACGTCTGGCCCGAGCGCTGCCGGAACGTGCGGGTGGTGTCGTCGCCGGGGACGCAGAACTGCGAGCCCGGGAAGCAGTTCGGGATTGGCAGCCCGCCCTCGTTCTCCTTGACGACGCCGTTCCCCGCGACCGCGTGCGGCCAGTACATGCCGCCCTGGTGGTCGGTCGAGTCGAAGTCGTTCGACGCCTCCGCGACGAGGACGTCGTGCCGCCAGAGGTACTCCTCGGCCTGGCGCATGAACGTCGAGTAGCCGAGGTCGGCGGTGAGGCTCGCGATCGACGCCGCCCCGGAGTCGGCCGCGAAGAGGAATGCTTGCGCGAGGTCGTCCGTCCGGTCGAGAGCCTCCGCGCCGGCGCGGATGGGCATGACCATGCAGAGCGGGCACGCGCCGAGCGTCCCGCCGTCGTTGATGGCGGCCTCGCCGTTCAACATCTGGCCGTTGTGGTGACCGTAGGTGACGTCCTGGGAGTGCGGGTTGTTCTGGCGGTTGTAGAAGTCCCATCCCGAGATGTCGTCGGTGTAGCCGTTGCCGTCGTCGTCGACGCCGTTCGAACATTCGATGATGAGGTCCTCGGGATCGAGCCGGCCGTTGCCGTTGTGGTCGGGCGTGCCGGGGAAGTCGAGGACGTTGAACCACGGGTCGCCGTTGTTCTGGTACCGCGCCGCGCAGGTCGGGTTTGCCATCACCTCGGCGCGGTTGATGTAGATCTTCTTGATCAGCTGGTCGGCGCCGTTCCGCCAGTAGTTGACGCCGCCCTCGATGTACCCGACGACGACGTCGGGCCGCCCCTCGCTCGAGAAGTCGCCGCCGCTCGACGCGAGTCGCGGCCAGTGCGCGATGTCCTTCCACGCCGCTTCGAGCGACATGCCGGACGCGCCTTCCTTGTCCTGCGCGTTCGGATACTGGGTGCGATCGATGACGCTCCGGAAGCCGTACTTCCATCCCTCGGTCGGCGTGTCGGCGTCCTCCGGAAACGCGGCCAGGGCGGCGGCCGCAGCCAGCAACCCGACGATGGTCGATCGGAAGGCTCGCGTTCGCATGGGCGCGGATGCTTCCCCGCGCGCGCGGCGGCGGTCAAGGACAATCCGGCGCACTCCCGTGTCGTCGTGGCGAAGTTCACGTGATTCCGCGGCAGAACTCCCGACGCTCGACTGCCTCGGGATCGCGTACGTGGGACGGCGTGATCGCGGGATGACCGCGACGGGCCGATCGCGGCTACCGCGATGCCGGAGCCATGATCACAGCACCGAGCCGAACCGTGAATGACCTGGTCGGCGTCAGCGAGCCAGTGGTCGGGTCCACCGCGAGGCCGAGCGTCTCGAGCGTCTCCACCCCGAGAAGTGGCTCGTCGCAATCCGCGATGACGACGGTGCTCGGCGCCTTGCGGTCGCCGATCTCAACCATGACGACGCCGACTTCCGCGTCGATCCGCCGGCCGTCGGCGAGAACGATCTCGTGCTTCCGCGGGAAGCGGGCGATTCCGAGGCGATCGGCCAGCACCGGCGGAATCAGCGAGAGCGTCGCACCAGTGTCGACGAGAATGTTCAGATCCTCCTCGTTGACCGCGGCCAGCTTCACGCGCTGATAGACGTGACCCATGCCGTCTCACGTAGCACGTAAGGCACCCGGAGGCGAGGACACCGCGATACATTGCCCCACCATAAAGAGTCATCTGGATCACCCGCCGTCGCTTATCCCGTCGCGTCGGCGTCGTCTTGATGCCGAGCCGGCGCGGCGGCGTCCGGCGGCGTCGCGTACTCGGGTCAGGCTGCTCGATGTAGCGGCTCGAGACGCACCGGCACCCCGTTGAGGATCGACTGACCGATGATCGGCTCGACGACCGAGTCGTCGACCCAGTCGTTGACCGATACACCCGCGTGGCTGCCCGCGACCTTCTGCCACGGCGCGCTGTCCGCATGGCCCCAGCCGTGCGGCAGGCTGACCACCCCGGGGCGCATGTCGTCGGTGACCGCGACCCGCACCTCGCCGCGATGCACGCGGCTCTCGAGGATTGCCATCTCGCCGTCCCGCACCTGGTAGCGGGCGGCGTCGTCGGGATGCACGTAGAGCACGCAGCGTTCGCGGCCCGACACCAGCGACGGCAGGTTGTGCATCCAGGAGTTGTTGCTGCGCAGCTCGCGACGGCCGATCAGCACGAGGCCGTTTTCCCCGGCCCTCGCCTCGAGGTCGCGCTCGAGCGCGGCCATCGCCTCCAGCATGCGGGGCGAGGCCAGATGGACTCGCTTGTCCCGGTGGTACAGGCGCCCCTCCACGCCCGGCCGGAGCGCACCCAGATCGATGCCGTGGGGCGCGGCCTTGAGCTTCTCGAGGCTGAGACCGTCCGACCATGGCAGGAAGCGGTCCCCGTACGGCCCGAGCCGCAGGATCAGGTTCAGGAAACCCGTCGGAGTCCAGCGCACGCCGAAGGGGCGCAGCCAGCGGAGCGGCCGGTCGAGCCAGGGCTCGCCGAGCGGGCCGCCGCCCAGCCGCTCGGTCAGCTCGAGCATGATCTCCCAGTCGGCGAGCTCGCCTTCCTCCCGCTCGACCACCGGCGGCGACCAGCGCGCGATGTTGCGCACGGCGATCGAGTTGAACAGCAGGTCGATGTGGTCCTCGGCCAGGTTCCAGCAGGGCGGCAGGATCACGTCGGCATGACGTGTGGTCTCGTTGATGTAGATGTCGATCGACACCATGAAGTCGAGCGTGCCGAGCGCGGCGGCGATGCGCTTGCCGTTGGGCGCGGAGAGCACCGGGTTGCCGGCCAGCGTGATCATGGCGCGGATCTGGCCCTGACCGGGGGTCTCGATCTCGTCGGCCAGCACGGTCGACGGGAGATCGCCGAGCGTCTCGGGCAAGCCGCGCACCCGGCTCTGCCAGCGGTGATGGCCATCCAGGCCGCTCATGCGCGCCACCCGGCCGATGTCGAACGCCGGCGTCGTGAACATCGGTCCACCCTCGCGACCGAGCCGTCCCGCGACGATGTTCAGCAGGTCGGTGGCATACGTCGCCGCCGTCGGGTGGCGGCCGACACACACGCCGACGCGCGAGTAGCACACCGCCGAGCGCGCGTCGGCGAACTCGAGCGCCAGGCGCTCGATGGTGTCGGCCGGCACGCCGGCGAAGGCTGCGACGCGCGCCGGCGTGAACGCGGCAAGGCGTCGCTCGACGTCGGGCCATCCACTGGTCCTGCTCTCCAGGAACCGCCGGTCCACGCGGCCATGCTCGACCAGGACCCGGGCCATCGCAAGCAGGAAGGCCGCATCGCCCCCCGGGCGGATCGCGACGTGCTCGTCCGCCTCCTTCGCGGTCTCGGTGCGACGCGGGTCGACCACCACGACCTTGC
This genomic stretch from Deltaproteobacteria bacterium harbors:
- a CDS encoding molybdopterin oxidoreductase family protein, producing VFSRGYVCPKGIAIADVHHDPDRLRRPARRNAAGDFEEISWDEAFDLVARRLGEIRARHGSDAIGFYWGNPTGNNHGALLMLSSFTKAIGTRNRFSAGSQDANPRIVTSYELYGSSISIPIPDIDRTDYFLCLGGNPMISNGSVMTAPDMRRRLRAVRERGGKVVVVDPRRTETAKEADEHVAIRPGGDAAFLLAMARVLVEHGRVDRRFLESRTSGWPDVERRLAAFTPARVAAFAGVPADTIERLALEFADARSAVCYSRVGVCVGRHPTAATYATDLLNIVAGRLGREGGPMFTTPAFDIGRVARMSGLDGHHRWQSRVRGLPETLGDLPSTVLADEIETPGQGQIRAMITLAGNPVLSAPNGKRIAAALGTLDFMVSIDIYINETTRHADVILPPCWNLAEDHIDLLFNSIAVRNIARWSPPVVEREEGELADWEIMLELTERLGGGPLGEPWLDRPLRWLRPFGVRWTPTGFLNLILRLGPYGDRFLPWSDGLSLEKLKAAPHGIDLGALRPGVEGRLYHRDKRVHLASPRMLEAMAALERDLEARAGENGLVLIGRRELRSNNSWMHNLPSLVSGRERCVLYVHPDDAARYQVRDGEMAILESRVHRGEVRVAVTDDMRPGVVSLPHGWGHADSAPWQKVAGSHAGVSVNDWVDDSVVEPIIGQSILNGVPVRLEPLHRAA